The proteins below are encoded in one region of Paramisgurnus dabryanus chromosome 2, PD_genome_1.1, whole genome shotgun sequence:
- the LOC135783440 gene encoding fucolectin-like, protein MWRCSCLCVLFGVGVFTTTHTSSAQEEENLALGGQTVQSSTGGNGEAAKAIDTSPSTCTHTVPTTDNPWWRVDLLDSYYISRVFITNRPDCCGDRLEGAEIRIGNSLENNGNDNPRCAVLYGVATGQSISVSCGDMNGRYVNFIIPGSSKILTLCDVQVYSTKVRKGVMKIKLTSSLNMSDPTESNKVLNEMKTTVISKGFSVFTLTWTKLPQKVKPETKLGPCTNANF, encoded by the exons GTGTAGGAGTTTTCACCACTACACATACCAGCTCTGCCCAGGAGGAAG AGAATCTGGCATTAGGAGGACAGACTGTACAGTCATCCACAGGGGGTAATGGTGAAGCAGCAAAAGCCATTGACACTTCACCCTCAACCTGCACCCATACTGTACCCACAACTGATAACCCCTGGTGGAGAGTGGATCTTCTGGATTCTTACTACATCTCTAGAGTTTTCATCACTAACAGACCAGACTGCTGTGGGGATCGACTTGAGGGAGCAGAAATTCGTATCGGAAACTCTTTAGAGAACAATGGCAACGATAATCCCAG ATGTGCTGTGCTTTATGGTGTGGCAACAGGTCAGTCCATATCTGTATCCTGTGGTGACATGAATGGACGATACGTGAACTTTATTATACCTGGAAGTTCGAAAATTCTCACCCTTTGTGATGTACAGGTGTATAGTACAAAAG TCAGAAAAGGGGTTATGAAGATAAAATTGACCTCCAGTCTCAATATGTCAGATCCAACAGAGAGTAACAAAGTTCTTAATGAG atgaAGACCACTGTGATATCTAAAGGATTCTCTGTTTTCACATTGACCTGGACAAAACTCCCTCAGAAGGTCAAACCGGAGACCAAGCTGG GTCCATGTACTAATGCTAATTTCTGA